The following is a genomic window from Crossiella equi.
CAGAACGCGAAAACGCGAGCCGTTGTCGCAGTGCAGTTCGACCCGGCCGCCGTGTGCCTGCACGATGGCCGCGGTGATCGCCAGCCCGAGCCCGGAACCGCCCCTGGCCCGGGTGCGAGCGGGGTCGGCGCGGTAGAAGCGGTCGAACACGTGCGGCGCGTGCTCCGGCGGGATGCCCGGCCCGTCGTCGGCGACCTCCAGCACCGCCACGTCCCCGGCGGTCGGCGGCGCGGTACCGGCCGCGGCCTCCGGCGCCCGCCGCTGCGCCGAGGCGGACTCGCGGGTCAGCGTGATCCGCACCGGCGTACCGGCGGGCGTGTGCCGCAGCGCGTTCGTCACCAGGTTCGCCAGCACCTGCCGCAGCCGGTACTCATCGCCCAGCACCCGCACCGGACCGTCCTTGGCCATCAGCGTCACCTTGCGGTCCGGGTCGTGCGCCCGCGCGTCGTGCGCGGCGTCCCCGGCCAGCACCAGCAGGTCCTGCTCGGCGAAGTCGAAGTGCCGTTGCTGGTCCAGCTGCGCCAGCAGCAGCAGGTCGTCGACCAGCAGCCCCATCCGCCGCGCCTCGGCCTCGATCCGGCTCATGATCCGGTCCACGTCGGCGCGTTCGGCGGTGCCACCGGCCCGGTACAGCTCGGCGAAACCCCGGATCGAGGTCAGCGGCGTGCGCAGCTCGTGCGAGGCGTCCCCGACGAACAGCCGCAGCCGCGCCTCGGAGGCCTCCCGCTCCCGCAACGCGTCCGCCAGCCGGCCCAGCATCGTGTTCAGCGCCGCGCCCAGCCGCCCGGTCTCGGTGCGCGGATCGCTGTCCGGCACCCGCCGGTCGACGTCCCCGGCCGCGATGGCCTGCGCGGTGTGCTCGATGCGCGTCAACGGCCGCAGCCCGATCCGCACCACCACCGTGGCCACCCCGCCGAGCCCGCCCAGCACGAGGACACCGAGCACCAGCTCGATGAGCAGCAGCTGGTTGAGCGTGGTGTCGGTGGCGGCCAGCGACTGCGCGGCCACCACGGTGTCCCCGTTGTCCACCACCACGACCCGCATCCGCCAGTCGCTGCCCCCACCGGAGTCCGGCACCTGGAACGCCTGGCCGCCCCGCCGCCGCGCGTCCTCCCGGGACAGCGGGGGCAGGTCCGGGCCGCCGCTGTCGGCGAGGTCCTGGCCGCCGAGCACGTCCCGCACCGAACCGTCCGGGTGCAGCAGGTACACCCGGGTGTCGGTGGGCAGCTGCCTGCCGGGGCGGTCGTCGGGCGGACGGCGCGGCGGCGGCCGGTTGCCCAGTGAGAACGGGCGAGCCATGCCCTGCAGCTGTTCGTCTATTTTGGACAGCAGGGACTGGCGGAGCAGCACCTGCCCGGTCACCGCGACCACGGTCAGCCCGAGCGCGGACAGCACCAGCAGTGCGAGCACCAGCCGGGTGCGCAGCGTCAGCGGGCCGCGTCTCACCGGATGCCGTCCCGGGGCACCCGCAGCGTGTAGCCGACGCCGCGGATGGTGTGGATCAGCGGCGGGTCGCGGAAGTCCAGCTTGCGCCGGAGGTAGCTGATGTAGGACTCGACGATCCGCCCGTCGCCGTCGAAGTCGTAGCTCCACACGCGGTCCAGGATCTGCGCCTTGCTGACCACCTTCTCCGCGTTGGTGATCAGGTAGCGCAGCAGGTTGAACTCTGTGGGGGACAACGGGATCAGCGTGCCGCCCCGGCGCACCTCGTGCGCGTCCTCGTCCATCTCGACATCGGCGTAGGACAGCCTGCCCGCCGCCTCCGGCTCGGCCACCGCGCGGGTGCGGCGCAGGATCGCCCGCAGCCGCAACACCACTTCCTCCAGGCTGAACGGCTTGGTCACGTAGTCGTCGCCACCAGCGGTGAGCCCGGCGATGCGGTCCTCCACGCCGTCGCGCGCGGTGAGGAACAGCACCGGCACCCGGTCGCGCACCGCCCGCAGCCGCCGCGCCAGGGTGAACCCGTCCTGGTCGGGCAGCATCACGTCGAGCACCACGATGTCCAGCTCCACCTCGCGCGCCACGGCGAGCGCCTTCGCGCCGGTGTCGGCCGCGTGCACCTCGAACCCGCTCAGGCGCAGCGCGGCCGACAGCAGCTCCAGGATGTTGGGCTCGTCGTCGACGACGAGCACCCGGGCCGGGCGGGAGGAGTCGGTGGCGTCCACCACCTCAGTCTTCACACCCAACCTGGGAGTTTCCTGGGAGCTCCCTGAATGCCCTCGATCAGGTGAGGCAGCGGTACAACGTCATGCCTTCAGCTGAACCTCCGTACGCGCTGGCGGGCACCAGCACGCAGTTCTGTTCCACCCAGGTGGTGCGCTCGGAGGCGCCACCCCGGCCACCGCCCCGGCCGCCACCGGCCAGCACGAACGCGAGCTTGCCTTCCTGCTTCCACTGGGTCAGCTGGTCGAGGCTGGGCGCAGGGTCGCCGCCGGAGAAGCCGCCCATGCCGATCACCGTGGCGTCGCTGTTGATGATGAACGCGGACGCGCCCATCGCCCCGCCCTCCACGGCCAGCACGATCTCCGCGCCCCCGGCGTTGGCCTGGGCGTAGTCGAGGATCTTGCGCTGGTCCGCGGACAGGCTGGTGCCCCGGCCCGCGAGCCCGCCCGGCCCACCGCCGCCGGGCAGCCCGCCGCCCTGCGCCGCACCGCCTGGTGTTTCGCCGTTCTGGGCTTCGCCGCCCGGTGTCTTTCCGCCTGGCGCCGTCCCACCCGGCGCGGTTCCGCCCGGGGCCTGCCCGCCGCGGCGTTCCCGGCCCTCGCCCGTCCCGCCGGGGCGCGTGCCGCCCCGGCCGTCGAACCCGGCCGTGGCCGGACCCGCCATGGGGTTCGTGCCGTTCATGCCCCCACCGGTGACCGCGAACGCCTTCTCCGCCGACCACGCCGCCGGGGTCACGAGCAGTGCGGCCACCGCCGTCACCGCGGCGACCCGGTGCAGCACGGCGACCCGGGGCAGCCTGCCGACGAGCAGCGCCACCACGGCCACCCCGCCGAGCACCGCCACGGCCCAGCGCGTCCAGCCCTGGAACGAGGTGTCCCGCGAGCTGAGCACGAACGCCCACGCCGCCGTTGTGGCCACGGCCAGCGGCAGCAGCACCCACGAGGCCCCGCCGTCCCGGTACCGGCGCCACAGCTCCCGGCCGCCCGCGGCGCTCACCGCGGCGACGGCGGGCGCCAGCATGGTCGTGTAGTACGGGTGGAAGATGCCCTCGGCGAAGCTGAACACCGCACCGGTGAGCAGCAGCCAGCCGCCCCACAGCACCCAGCCCGCACGCACCTGGCCGGAGACCGCACCCCGGTGGGGCGTGGCACGGCGGAACACCGTGACCGCGACGAGCACCAGCACCACCGCGCACAACGGCAGCAGCCAGCTGATCTGACCGCCCACCTGCTCGTTGAACAGGCGCAGCGGACCCGCGGTGCCGCCGAACCCGCCACCACCGCCGAAACCGCCCGCACCACCGGCGGGCAGCTCCGTCCCAGGCGGCGGCTGCGTCCCAGAGGACGGCGTGCCACCGAAACCGGCGCCGGACCCACCACCGAAAGCACCTCCGGCACCACGTCCGAAGATACGCCCGAGGCCGTTGTAGCCCAAAATCAGGTCCAGCGCGGAACCGTCGGTGGAGCCGCCGATGTAGGGCTTCTGCCCGGGCCACAGGTCGACCACCGCGACCCACCAGAACGAGGACACCACCAGAACCACGGCGGCCCCGGCGAGATCGGCGATCCGCCGCCGCACCGGGCCGATCCCGGCGGCCAGGTACGCGGCCAGGAACACTGGCACCACGATCCACGCCTGCAGCATCTTGGTGAGGAACCCGCAGCCGAGCAAGAACGCCGACAGCAGCAGCCACACCGTGGTGCGGCGTGCCGGGATGTCCTTCTCCACCGCGCGGGTGAACGCGTACGCGGCGGCCACCAGCAGCAGCACCAGCAGCGTGTCCGGGTTGTTGTCCTGGTTGATGGCCACGGTGATCGGCGTCAGCGCGAGGATCCCGGCGGCCAGCAGCGCCACGTCCTCCCCGGCCCAGCGCCGGACGGTGCGGTGCAGCAGGAACACCGCCGCCACACCTTCGAGCACCTGCGGCAGCAGCACCGCGAACCCGTTGTGGCCGAACACCCACACCGACAGCACCTGCGGCCACAAGCCCATCGGCGGCTTGTCCACGGTGACCACGCCGGCCGGGTCGAAGGAGGCGAACAGGAAGTTGGTGAAGCTCTGCGACATCGACTTCACCGCGGCCGAGTAGTAGCTGTTGCCCCAGCCGGACTGGAGCAGCGCCCAGCCGTAGAGCACGGCGGCGAGCACCAGGACCGCCGACAGGGCCAGCGGCCGCCAGCGGGTGCGGAGGGCGGGGCTCATGCGGGAACGTCCTTCCGGTTCTTGAACACCCAGCCGCGCAGCACCACGAACCGGGCCGCGGTGCCGACCACCGAGGAACCCAGCAGTACCAGCACCTCCAGCCAGCGCGTCGGGTCCGGGTCGGCGGCGTGCAGGGCCAGCAGCGCGCCCGAGGTGAGCGCGTAGTAGAGGGCGAAGACGACCAGCCCCTGGACGTGCGCGCGGCGTTTCGAGCCGCGCCAGCCCAGGAAGGTGAAGCGCCGGTTCGCCTCGGTGTTGAGGATCGTGGTCAGCGTCAGCGCGAGCAGGTTGGCCAGCAGCGGGTCGGCCAGCTCGCGGAAGACCGCGTACAGCGCGGTGGTGGCCACCGTGGACAGCACGCCGATCAGCCCGAAGGACACCAGCTGCCACAGCAGCCCGCTGTCCCGGCGGCCGAGCACCGCGTCCGGGTGCGTGGGCGCCGGGTCCGGCCGTCTCGGCAGCTCCGCCACGGTCGCCGTCCCCCTCGCCTTGGCACGGGCCACGCGCAGCAGTCCCCGCACGTCCTCCCACGCGGTCTTCGCGATCCGGACCCGGGTGTCGGTGTCCTCGACCCAGTCCACCGGCACCTCGTGCACACGCAGCCCGTTGTGCTCGGCGAGCAGCAGCAGCTCGGTGTCGAAGAACCAGGAGTTGTCCTCGATCCGGGCCAGCAGCGGCCGGACCACGTCGGTGCGTGCCGCCTTGAACCCGCACTGCGCGTCGGAGAAGCGCGCCCCGTGCGCGAGCCGGACCAGCGAGTTGTAGCCGCGCGAGATCAGCTCCCGCCGCGGACCGCGCACCGTGCGCGAGCCCGCCGCCAGCCGGGAGCCGATCGCGAGGTCGGAGTGCCCGTTCACCAGGGGCGCGACCAGCGGCAGCAGCGCGTCCAGGCCGGTGGACAGGTCGACGTCCATGTAGACCACGACGTCGGCGTCACTCCAGCCCCACGCGGTGCGCAGCGCCAGCCCGCGGCCCTTCTCCTCCAGCCGCAGCACGTGCACGCGCGGCGTGGCCTCGGCGACCCGGCACGCCACCTCGAAGGTGCCGTCGGTGCTGGCGTTGTCCACCACCGTGATCGTCCACTCGAACGGGAAGTGCGCGCTGAGGTAGGCGTGCAGCACGTGCAGACATCCCGGTAAGGCCTTCTCCTCGTTGTGCACGGGGACCACGATGTCCACCGACGCGGTCCGCAGACCCGCGCCGGGTCGTGCCCCGGCGCCCGCCTGCCGCGTCCCGGCCGCACCGCCCATATCGATCACCGACCCTCCACCGCCTGTGCCGCGTTCTCGCGGCCTGTGTCAGGTATGGCCCTCGGATGTGCGAGGAGCCTGGGGTGGAGCTGGGAGGGAGCTGGGAGCGCACGCCCGCGCCGCGCCGCCTACCCTGTCGGGTGATGAGCACCGAGAGCGCGCCCGCCGCCGCCCCCGCCCACCCCCGCCGACTGGCCGTGACGCTGGTCGTGGCGGCGATCCTGCTGGTGGTCGACCAGCTGTCCAAGTGGTGGGCCGAGTCCGAGCTGACCGGCGCCGCGCCGATCCCGGTGATCGGCGAGTTCATCCGCTTCCGGCTGCTCTACAACCCGGGCGCGGCCTTCTCCCTGGGCGCCGACGCCACCTGGGTGTTCGCCATCCTCAGCGGGGTCGCGGTGATCGCGCTGGTGTGGGTGTCGCTGCGGGTGCGCCACACCGGGTGGGCGCTCGCGCTCGGCCTGCTGCTCGGCGGCGCGGCCACCCACCTGGGCGACCGGCTCTTCCGCGAGCCCGGGTTCGCGCGCGGGCACGTGGTCGACTTCATCGACTACAACGGCTGGTTCGTCGGCAACATCGCCGACATCGCCCTGTTCCTCGGCGCGGTCACGCTGCTCCTGCTCAGCTTCCTCGGCATCGGCCTGGACGGCACCCGCGAGAGTGACAAAGAGGCCGAGGAAGCCCCGTCGGAGTGAACTTCAGCCGGACCGCGCGGTCCGGCCCAGCTCCTGCCGCCCGTAGAAGGTGGACAGCAGCAGCATCGCCGCACCCGCGGCCACCAGGTCCTGCTCCAGGTCGGAGACGGTGACCCGCACCGGCTGCCACTCCGGTGACCGGATCTGCGTGCGCAGCGCCCGGTCGATCTCGCGCAGGTAGAACTCCCGCGCCGCGTCCACCGCGCGCCCGGCCAGCACCACGTGGTCGATGTCCAGCACGTTCACCAGGTCGGCGATGGCCCCGCCGAGCAGCCGCGCCGCCC
Proteins encoded in this region:
- a CDS encoding sensor histidine kinase, yielding MRRGPLTLRTRLVLALLVLSALGLTVVAVTGQVLLRQSLLSKIDEQLQGMARPFSLGNRPPPRRPPDDRPGRQLPTDTRVYLLHPDGSVRDVLGGQDLADSGGPDLPPLSREDARRRGGQAFQVPDSGGGSDWRMRVVVVDNGDTVVAAQSLAATDTTLNQLLLIELVLGVLVLGGLGGVATVVVRIGLRPLTRIEHTAQAIAAGDVDRRVPDSDPRTETGRLGAALNTMLGRLADALREREASEARLRLFVGDASHELRTPLTSIRGFAELYRAGGTAERADVDRIMSRIEAEARRMGLLVDDLLLLAQLDQQRHFDFAEQDLLVLAGDAAHDARAHDPDRKVTLMAKDGPVRVLGDEYRLRQVLANLVTNALRHTPAGTPVRITLTRESASAQRRAPEAAAGTAPPTAGDVAVLEVADDGPGIPPEHAPHVFDRFYRADPARTRARGGSGLGLAITAAIVQAHGGRVELHCDNGSRFRVLLPLV
- a CDS encoding response regulator transcription factor; its protein translation is MKTEVVDATDSSRPARVLVVDDEPNILELLSAALRLSGFEVHAADTGAKALAVAREVELDIVVLDVMLPDQDGFTLARRLRAVRDRVPVLFLTARDGVEDRIAGLTAGGDDYVTKPFSLEEVVLRLRAILRRTRAVAEPEAAGRLSYADVEMDEDAHEVRRGGTLIPLSPTEFNLLRYLITNAEKVVSKAQILDRVWSYDFDGDGRIVESYISYLRRKLDFRDPPLIHTIRGVGYTLRVPRDGIR
- a CDS encoding ArnT family glycosyltransferase — protein: MSPALRTRWRPLALSAVLVLAAVLYGWALLQSGWGNSYYSAAVKSMSQSFTNFLFASFDPAGVVTVDKPPMGLWPQVLSVWVFGHNGFAVLLPQVLEGVAAVFLLHRTVRRWAGEDVALLAAGILALTPITVAINQDNNPDTLLVLLLVAAAYAFTRAVEKDIPARRTTVWLLLSAFLLGCGFLTKMLQAWIVVPVFLAAYLAAGIGPVRRRIADLAGAAVVLVVSSFWWVAVVDLWPGQKPYIGGSTDGSALDLILGYNGLGRIFGRGAGGAFGGGSGAGFGGTPSSGTQPPPGTELPAGGAGGFGGGGGFGGTAGPLRLFNEQVGGQISWLLPLCAVVLVLVAVTVFRRATPHRGAVSGQVRAGWVLWGGWLLLTGAVFSFAEGIFHPYYTTMLAPAVAAVSAAGGRELWRRYRDGGASWVLLPLAVATTAAWAFVLSSRDTSFQGWTRWAVAVLGGVAVVALLVGRLPRVAVLHRVAAVTAVAALLVTPAAWSAEKAFAVTGGGMNGTNPMAGPATAGFDGRGGTRPGGTGEGRERRGGQAPGGTAPGGTAPGGKTPGGEAQNGETPGGAAQGGGLPGGGGPGGLAGRGTSLSADQRKILDYAQANAGGAEIVLAVEGGAMGASAFIINSDATVIGMGGFSGGDPAPSLDQLTQWKQEGKLAFVLAGGGRGGGRGGASERTTWVEQNCVLVPASAYGGSAEGMTLYRCLT
- the lspA gene encoding signal peptidase II, with the protein product MSTESAPAAAPAHPRRLAVTLVVAAILLVVDQLSKWWAESELTGAAPIPVIGEFIRFRLLYNPGAAFSLGADATWVFAILSGVAVIALVWVSLRVRHTGWALALGLLLGGAATHLGDRLFREPGFARGHVVDFIDYNGWFVGNIADIALFLGAVTLLLLSFLGIGLDGTRESDKEAEEAPSE
- a CDS encoding glycosyltransferase; this encodes MGGAAGTRQAGAGARPGAGLRTASVDIVVPVHNEEKALPGCLHVLHAYLSAHFPFEWTITVVDNASTDGTFEVACRVAEATPRVHVLRLEEKGRGLALRTAWGWSDADVVVYMDVDLSTGLDALLPLVAPLVNGHSDLAIGSRLAAGSRTVRGPRRELISRGYNSLVRLAHGARFSDAQCGFKAARTDVVRPLLARIEDNSWFFDTELLLLAEHNGLRVHEVPVDWVEDTDTRVRIAKTAWEDVRGLLRVARAKARGTATVAELPRRPDPAPTHPDAVLGRRDSGLLWQLVSFGLIGVLSTVATTALYAVFRELADPLLANLLALTLTTILNTEANRRFTFLGWRGSKRRAHVQGLVVFALYYALTSGALLALHAADPDPTRWLEVLVLLGSSVVGTAARFVVLRGWVFKNRKDVPA